DNA sequence from the Sandaracinaceae bacterium genome:
CTCGGGTAGCGCTCGATGATCGTCTCGAGGGTCGTCCGCCGGGCCGCCTCGTTGCCCTCTGCCTCGAAGAGCTCGCTGAGGCCGAACAGGGCCTCCGCGGGGGTGTCGGTCATGCGCCGCTCGGGATCGGGGTCCGCCGCGCACTGAAAGGGCGCGCTCCCCATGGCGAGTGCAAACAAGGTCGCGATCAGCAGTTTCACGTTGGATCCAGGGTTCCGGGCGGAAAGAGACGGGCGCTCAGTGGTCCGAGCCGATGACGCCCTCGAGGGGGCTCGAGGCGGTCGCGTAGAGTTTCCTCGGAATTCGACCAGAAAGGAAGGCCTCTCTGCCCGCCTCGACCGCTTTGCGCATGGCGGACGCCATGAGCACGGGGTTCTTGGCGCTCGCGATGGCCGTGTTCATGAGCACGCCGTCGATGCCGAGCTCCATGGCGAGGGCCGCATCGGAGGCCGTGCCCACGCCGGCGTCCACGATGACGGGGACGTTCGCGTGCTTGACGATGATCTCGATGTTGTACGGGTTGCGCACGCCGAGGCCGCTCCCAATAGGGGCCGCCAGCGGCATCACGGCCGCGCAGCCGAGGTCCTCGAGGCGGCGCGCCGCCACGGGGTCGTCGTTGAAGTAGGGCAGCACGGTGAACCCGTCCTTCACGAGGATGGCGGCCGCTTCGAGCGTGGCGGGGACGTCCGGGAAGAGTGTGCGCTCGTCGCCGATGACCTCCAGCTTGACCAGTGGCGTGTCCAGCATCTCGCGCGCCAGGCGCGCGGTGCGCACCGCGTCCTCGGCCGTGTAGCAGCCAGCCGTGTTCGGCAGGATGGTGTAGCCGCCTTCGCTCAGCAGCTGGAACACGCTGCCTTCGCCCCGCACGCTCAGGTCCACGCGGCGCACCGCGACGGTCACCACCTCGCACTGCGACGCGGCCAGCGCGGCCTTGGCGGTCGCGTGGTCCGGGTACTTGCCAGTGCCGGTCAGGAGGCGCGACCGGAAGGTGAAGTCGCCCAGGCGCAGGAGGTCGTCGGTCTGTGTCTCGCTCATCGGTTTCTCTCGGCTCTCGGCTCTCGGTTCTTGCTTCCCGCTTCGCGGGTCTCACTCGCCGGGGCGCGTTTGGGGCGACGCGGGTCGTGCGACCTGCCGTCCAGCCGTGGACGGTCCGCGCGCTCGATGCGCCCTCTGCTGGCCTCGCGGGTCAGCCCCCCCCGACGAAGTGCACGACCTCGACGTGGTCTCCGCCACTCAGCGTGGCGGTCGCGTGCTGGGCGCGCGGCACGATCTCGCGGTTCCGCTCGACGGCCACGAGGGTGTCGCCGAGCCCCAGGGACTCGAGCAGCGCGCGCACCGTGCTGCCCTCTTCCACGTCGCGCGCTTCGCCGTTGACGGTGACCTGAACTAGCTTCATGGGGCGCTCATGGTAGACCGTTCGGCGTCTGCGCGCACGCTGCGCCTGGCCCCTTCCGCGTGACCACTCCTCCGCCACCTTCCGCGCACGCGTCGTCTCCCGTGCGCCGCATTCTGCTGGGCGACAACCTCGCGCTGCTACCGACCCTGCCGCGGGGGTTCGCGCGCCTCGCGTACATCGACCCACCGTTCAACACGGGGAAGACGCAGTCCCTCTCGCCCGTACGCGCCATGGCAGACGAGGAGGGGCGCGCAGGCTTCGCTGGGCGACGCTACCGACTCGACGCCGCGGGGGACACGCAGCGCTACGCGGACGCGTTCGACGACTACCTGGCGTT
Encoded proteins:
- a CDS encoding thiazole synthase; the protein is MSETQTDDLLRLGDFTFRSRLLTGTGKYPDHATAKAALAASQCEVVTVAVRRVDLSVRGEGSVFQLLSEGGYTILPNTAGCYTAEDAVRTARLAREMLDTPLVKLEVIGDERTLFPDVPATLEAAAILVKDGFTVLPYFNDDPVAARRLEDLGCAAVMPLAAPIGSGLGVRNPYNIEIIVKHANVPVIVDAGVGTASDAALAMELGIDGVLMNTAIASAKNPVLMASAMRKAVEAGREAFLSGRIPRKLYATASSPLEGVIGSDH
- the thiS gene encoding sulfur carrier protein ThiS, which translates into the protein MKLVQVTVNGEARDVEEGSTVRALLESLGLGDTLVAVERNREIVPRAQHATATLSGGDHVEVVHFVGGG